From Nicotiana tabacum cultivar K326 chromosome 22, ASM71507v2, whole genome shotgun sequence, one genomic window encodes:
- the LOC142176237 gene encoding putative mitochondrial protein AtMg00820 → MQDELDQFDKNQVWKLIPKPENVHMIRTKWVFRNKLNEDGKVLRNKARLFAQVYSQQEGVDYDETFAPVARLESIRILLAYASFKRFKLFQMDVKSSFLNGFIEEDAYVKQPPGFVDS, encoded by the coding sequence ATGCAGGATGAATTAGATCAATTCGACAAAAATCAAGTATGGAAACTGATACCCAAACCTGAAAACGTTCATATGATAAGGACAAAGTGGGTCTTCAGAAATAAGCTCAATGAGGATGGAAAAGTTTTAAGAAACAAAGCCAGATTATTTGCTCAAGTATATTCACAacaagaaggagtcgactatgacgaAACCTTTGCCCCAGTAGCTCGACTGGAATCTATTCGCATTCTGTTGGCATATGCATCTTTTAAAAGATTCAAGTTATTTCAGATGGATGTTAAAAGTTCCTTCTTAAATGGTTTCATTGAAGAGGATGCATATGTGAAGCAACCTCCTGGGTTTGTAGACTCATAG
- the LOC142176238 gene encoding uncharacterized protein LOC142176238 — METMSKMEKMRENPKKRRGRVLESGVGRGSGDGTGTKKGKRTRSLEVHGGFDFGDRNGGGTTLLDFARAFELVIGNSMFSKREEHLVTFRIMVAMTEIDYPLLRRYNRGLCEDCKVISSENLTTQHRLLVMDVGILMKRKKRFVRGQSRIRWGALSKDNAQELEGRLTNIGAWKSGRDASSMWTATMNFIKEISREVLGVLKGYSGENRGDWWWNDVVQGKVEAKKAA, encoded by the exons ATGGAAACTATGTCAAAGATGGAGAAGATGAGGGAGAATCCGAAGAAGAGAAGGGGTCGGGTGCTGGAGAGCGGGGTAGGGCGAGGGTCAGGGGATGGGACGGGGACCAAAAAAGGTAAAAGAACAAGGTCGCT TGAGGTGCATGGTGGCTTCGACTTTGGTGATAGGAATGGGGGTGGTACCACACTGTTGGATTTCGCTAGAGCTTTTGAGTTGGTGATTGGGAACTCTATGTTTTCGAAGAGGGAGGAACATTTGGTTACTTTCAGGATTATGGTGGCTATGACTGAGATTGACTATCCCCTCCTCAGGAGGTATAATAGGGggttgtgcgaggattgcaaGGTGATCTCGAGTGAGAACCTCACCACTCAACATAGACTCCTAGTAATGGACGTCGGTATCttgatgaagaggaagaagaggtttGTACGGGGTCAGTCGAGGATCAGGTGGGGAGCTTTGTCTAAGGATAATGCACAGGAGTTGGAGGGGCGGCTGACGAATATAGGTGCCTGGAAGAGTGGTAGGGACGCTAGCTCTATGTGGACGGCGACGATGAACTTTATAAAGGAGATATCAAGAGAGGTGTTAGGAGTTTTGAAAGGTTACTCTGGCGAGAACCGAggtgactggtggtggaatgacgtggtccaaggtaaagtggaagccaaGAAAGCAGCTTAA